A part of Reinekea thalattae genomic DNA contains:
- a CDS encoding DUF3426 domain-containing protein has product MADSFITKCPNCSTFFRVRTDQLAMANGSVRCGACLQVFNAQTNLSSRSIAINKSNTQPASPQSTSLADTEVHEKQSAQAAVMSVPTPKPETQKKERAEAESAETEVEIVEDIDTEVSNNLDTQGVDSESAAAEPAEKLSTIADDASEDSSARSQPSMTQENALTPTELDIESDPPLDFELFKDHLPSQEFVEAAKETKKQRRIRHKKRPKPNASQVVTQASQSIEHDFPFEARMHRLRPLGWLAIVLLLCLAIGQWAWYKRDTYAKMDQWRGIYSAVCDRLGCQLPTQSDLLSIRTSIQVREAKDPALSDILIVDVVLTNRATFKQKFPALVLQYTDLNGKLIADQAFQPSDYLRGEMTGVELMPVNTRIYAVLAIKRPDPSAINYQLLLAPAKESTVTSEP; this is encoded by the coding sequence ATGGCTGACTCGTTCATTACCAAATGCCCTAACTGCTCTACTTTTTTTCGAGTCAGAACAGACCAGCTTGCCATGGCAAATGGATCCGTGCGATGCGGCGCCTGCTTGCAGGTTTTTAACGCCCAAACCAATTTATCCAGCCGTTCGATTGCCATAAATAAATCCAACACCCAGCCGGCATCACCACAGTCAACGTCATTGGCCGATACCGAAGTGCACGAAAAGCAATCGGCACAAGCTGCGGTTATGTCAGTACCGACACCAAAACCAGAAACACAAAAAAAAGAGCGCGCAGAAGCTGAGTCGGCCGAGACTGAAGTTGAAATCGTCGAAGATATTGATACTGAAGTCAGCAATAATCTCGATACACAGGGCGTTGACAGCGAATCTGCCGCTGCTGAGCCCGCCGAAAAATTATCGACAATCGCCGACGATGCATCTGAGGATTCATCCGCACGCTCGCAACCGTCGATGACTCAAGAGAACGCACTAACACCAACCGAACTCGATATAGAGTCAGACCCACCGCTCGACTTCGAACTGTTTAAAGATCATCTACCCAGCCAAGAGTTTGTCGAAGCTGCAAAAGAAACCAAAAAACAGCGTCGAATACGACATAAAAAGCGCCCAAAACCGAATGCTTCACAGGTAGTAACACAGGCAAGCCAAAGCATTGAACATGACTTCCCGTTTGAGGCACGCATGCACCGGCTACGACCATTAGGCTGGCTTGCGATTGTACTTCTGCTTTGTTTAGCCATTGGCCAATGGGCTTGGTATAAGCGCGACACCTACGCCAAAATGGATCAATGGCGAGGCATTTACAGTGCGGTTTGTGATCGTTTAGGTTGCCAGCTGCCAACACAATCAGACTTACTTAGCATTCGAACATCGATTCAAGTACGCGAAGCAAAAGACCCTGCGCTGTCCGACATCCTCATTGTCGACGTTGTCCTCACCAATCGCGCAACCTTTAAGCAAAAATTCCCTGCCTTGGTCTTACAATACACGGACCTGAACGGCAAACTGATTGCGGATCAAGCCTTTCAACCAAGCGACTATCTCAGAGGCGAAATGACCGGTGTCGAACTGATGCCTGTCAACACTCGAATTTACGCAGTACTCGCCATTAAACGACCTGACCCTAGTGCAATTAACTATCAATTGCTGCTAGCGCCAGCAAAAGAGTCAACAGTCACCTCTGAGCCCTAA
- the dusB gene encoding tRNA dihydrouridine synthase DusB yields MFTIGPYTIEKPTVLAPMAGVTDQPFRNLCRSFGAGLVVSEMVTSDTRLWKTNKSRWRMNHQGEAEPISVQIAGGDPETLAHAAVSNVQLGAQIIDINMGCPAKKVCNKAAGSALMKDEKLVAEILTAVTSAVSVPVTLKIRTGWDRDNKNAVTIARLAEQAGIALLSVHGRTKADKYNGEAEYDTIAAVKQSVSIPVLANGDIDSPDKAAEVLAYTQADGIMIGRAAQGQPWIFAAINEFLATGIRVAAPSKDDVFKTITHHISELHQFYGDYMGVRIARKHLGWYLNSQGIRKHHYQQFNSLKTGIDQLSAIEAIFENFEILKECAA; encoded by the coding sequence GTGTTTACCATTGGCCCTTACACCATCGAAAAACCGACTGTTCTCGCGCCGATGGCTGGCGTTACAGATCAACCGTTTCGTAATCTATGTCGTTCGTTCGGTGCCGGGCTCGTTGTCTCAGAGATGGTGACCAGCGATACCAGACTGTGGAAAACCAATAAGTCACGCTGGCGCATGAACCACCAAGGTGAAGCTGAGCCGATTAGTGTACAGATTGCAGGCGGCGACCCAGAAACACTGGCTCACGCCGCCGTTAGTAATGTACAGCTAGGCGCACAAATTATTGATATCAATATGGGCTGCCCGGCCAAAAAAGTCTGTAACAAGGCTGCCGGTTCGGCTTTGATGAAAGATGAAAAACTGGTCGCTGAAATATTAACCGCAGTGACCAGCGCGGTCAGCGTGCCAGTGACGCTGAAAATACGCACGGGTTGGGATCGCGACAACAAAAATGCGGTCACCATCGCTCGCCTCGCCGAGCAAGCTGGTATTGCGCTGTTGTCGGTACACGGTCGAACCAAGGCTGATAAATATAACGGCGAAGCTGAGTACGACACCATTGCCGCCGTGAAACAGTCGGTGTCGATTCCAGTACTAGCCAACGGCGATATCGACAGCCCAGATAAAGCCGCCGAAGTGCTGGCTTACACCCAAGCCGATGGCATCATGATCGGCCGTGCAGCTCAGGGGCAGCCGTGGATATTCGCGGCCATTAACGAATTTTTAGCAACCGGTATACGGGTTGCCGCGCCATCGAAAGATGACGTCTTTAAAACGATTACTCACCATATATCTGAACTACATCAGTTTTATGGTGATTATATGGGTGTGCGGATTGCGCGTAAGCATCTTGGCTGGTACTTAAACAGCCAGGGAATTCGCAAACACCATTACCAGCAGTTCAATTCGCTGAAAACCGGTATCGATCAGCTATCAGCGATAGAAGCAATTTTTGAAAACTTTGAAATACTTAAGGAATGCGCCGCATGA
- the prmA gene encoding 50S ribosomal protein L11 methyltransferase: MPWLQIKIPTTPDHTDLLEDALLLAGCQAVTLLDSKDQPVFEPIRGTTPLWQQTTIQGLFEHDIDAASLVEQMQQLITDQQLTAGKILTEIVEDKDWEREWMSNFQPIECGQRLWIVPSWTEAPNANAVNLKLDPGLAFGTGTHPTTFLCLQWLDEKIKGDESVLDYGCGSGILGLAALLLGAKKMHGLDIDPQALVATENNATTNNIDASQYSVTTEPADLEPQYDMVVANILAGPLCDLSEQIVARLKQGGPLVLSGILSYQAETVIDAYKNWIQFDPVTELDGWVRLSGVRR, translated from the coding sequence ATGCCTTGGTTACAAATTAAAATACCGACAACACCCGACCATACCGATTTGCTAGAAGACGCGTTACTGCTGGCCGGTTGCCAAGCTGTAACCTTGCTCGACAGTAAAGACCAGCCGGTATTTGAGCCGATCCGAGGCACCACACCGTTATGGCAACAAACCACCATCCAAGGCCTGTTCGAACATGACATCGACGCGGCCAGCCTAGTTGAACAGATGCAGCAGCTGATTACAGACCAGCAACTGACAGCAGGCAAAATTCTAACCGAAATTGTTGAAGATAAAGATTGGGAACGAGAATGGATGAGCAACTTCCAGCCGATCGAATGCGGTCAGCGATTGTGGATCGTCCCTTCTTGGACAGAAGCACCAAACGCTAACGCGGTTAATTTAAAGCTCGACCCCGGCCTAGCCTTCGGTACAGGCACGCACCCAACCACCTTTTTGTGTTTGCAGTGGCTCGATGAAAAAATCAAAGGTGACGAGTCGGTTTTAGATTACGGCTGCGGCTCCGGAATTTTAGGTTTAGCCGCGCTGCTATTAGGCGCAAAAAAAATGCACGGACTAGATATTGACCCACAAGCATTGGTCGCCACCGAAAACAACGCTACGACAAACAACATCGACGCCAGCCAATACTCAGTCACCACCGAACCTGCCGACCTAGAACCACAATACGATATGGTAGTCGCTAATATTTTAGCTGGCCCATTGTGTGATCTAAGTGAGCAAATTGTGGCGCGACTAAAACAGGGCGGACCTCTGGTTCTTTCTGGCATTCTTAGCTATCAGGCTGAGACCGTAATCGATGCCTATAAAAACTGGATTCAGTTTGATCCTGTTACCGAACTTGATGGCTGGGTGCGATTAAGTGGCGTTCGGCGGTAA
- the fis gene encoding DNA-binding transcriptional regulator Fis encodes MKFEAYAPNTETTDTLNVNAAAENPQTLRDSVEIAMRNYFSHLDGQEITNVHQMVLNEVEAPMLEAVMRYCRDNQTKASKVLGLNRGTLRKKLKQYGLL; translated from the coding sequence ATGAAATTTGAAGCCTATGCTCCCAACACAGAAACAACTGACACCCTGAATGTAAATGCAGCGGCCGAAAATCCCCAGACTCTACGCGACAGTGTTGAAATCGCGATGAGAAACTACTTCTCTCACCTAGACGGCCAAGAGATTACCAATGTTCATCAGATGGTGCTGAACGAAGTTGAAGCACCCATGCTAGAAGCCGTTATGCGCTACTGCCGCGACAACCAAACCAAGGCCAGTAAAGTACTGGGCTTGAACCGCGGAACTCTGCGTAAAAAACTCAAGCAATACGGCTTACTATAA
- the purH gene encoding bifunctional phosphoribosylaminoimidazolecarboxamide formyltransferase/IMP cyclohydrolase translates to MTQSGSLLQPKRALISVSDKSGIVEFAKALTDRGIDIISTGGTFKLLQENAIAVTEVSSITEFPEMMDGRVKTLHPKIHGGILGRRGIDDDVMQQHQIDAIDMVVVNLYPFAATIADENCSLANAIENIDIGGPTMVRSAAKNHKDVAIVVDSSKYSQLIEELDQHQGIQASTRFELARAAFEHTAQYDGMIANYLGTVPSDTAAESTPERTDFPTTFNSQFLLKDIMRYGENPHQRAAFYVEPGEKEAGISTITTLQGKALSYNNIADTDAALECVKCFDEPACVIVKHANPCGVATAATLKEAYQRAYSVDTTSAFGGIIAFNRELDKAAAEAIIGNQFVEVIIAPSVSAEAAACVAQKPNIRLLACGQWQQAKPALDFKKVNGGLLVQDRDLGSINAADLKVVSQVQPSEQQIKDLLFAWNVAKFVKSNAIVYAKDGLSTGIGAGQMSRVYSAIIANIKAKDQGIEIAGSAMASEAFLPFRDSLDQAAEMGVSAVIQPGGSMRDDEVIAAANEHGIAMVFTGMRHFRH, encoded by the coding sequence ATGACTCAAAGCGGCTCTCTTCTTCAGCCCAAACGGGCGCTCATCAGTGTTTCCGATAAATCAGGTATTGTTGAGTTTGCGAAAGCCCTCACTGATCGAGGCATCGACATTATTTCCACCGGCGGCACCTTTAAACTGCTGCAAGAAAACGCTATCGCTGTGACCGAAGTGTCATCGATCACTGAGTTTCCAGAAATGATGGATGGTCGTGTTAAAACCTTACACCCTAAAATTCATGGTGGCATTTTAGGCCGCCGTGGTATTGATGATGATGTGATGCAACAGCATCAGATTGACGCTATCGACATGGTCGTGGTGAACCTATACCCATTTGCAGCAACCATTGCAGACGAGAACTGCTCGTTGGCCAATGCCATCGAAAATATCGATATCGGCGGCCCAACCATGGTTCGCTCAGCAGCGAAAAACCACAAAGACGTCGCCATTGTGGTCGACAGCAGCAAATACTCACAGCTAATCGAAGAACTCGATCAGCATCAGGGTATTCAAGCCAGTACCCGTTTCGAGTTAGCGCGTGCCGCCTTTGAACATACCGCCCAATACGACGGCATGATTGCTAACTATTTAGGCACCGTACCAAGCGATACAGCAGCAGAAAGCACGCCTGAGCGCACAGATTTTCCGACCACCTTTAACAGCCAATTCTTATTAAAAGACATTATGCGTTATGGCGAAAACCCGCATCAACGTGCCGCCTTTTATGTTGAACCAGGCGAAAAAGAAGCCGGTATCTCCACCATTACCACGCTGCAAGGTAAAGCGCTGAGCTACAACAACATTGCCGATACTGACGCCGCGCTAGAGTGTGTTAAATGCTTTGACGAACCAGCCTGTGTCATCGTCAAACACGCCAACCCATGTGGTGTAGCAACGGCAGCGACCTTAAAAGAAGCCTATCAACGCGCCTATTCGGTAGATACGACCTCGGCATTTGGCGGCATCATTGCGTTTAACCGCGAACTCGACAAAGCAGCCGCCGAAGCGATTATCGGCAATCAGTTTGTTGAAGTGATTATCGCACCTTCGGTTTCCGCCGAAGCAGCCGCCTGTGTCGCACAAAAACCTAACATCCGACTATTGGCTTGCGGCCAATGGCAACAAGCCAAACCAGCACTGGACTTCAAAAAAGTGAACGGCGGCTTGCTAGTACAGGATCGTGACTTAGGCAGCATTAACGCGGCAGATCTAAAAGTGGTTAGCCAAGTCCAACCCAGCGAGCAACAGATCAAAGATTTATTGTTTGCTTGGAACGTGGCGAAGTTTGTTAAATCTAACGCCATCGTTTATGCCAAAGACGGTTTAAGTACGGGTATTGGTGCAGGCCAAATGAGCCGTGTTTACAGCGCCATCATCGCCAACATTAAAGCCAAAGATCAGGGCATTGAAATTGCCGGTTCTGCCATGGCTTCAGAGGCGTTCTTACCGTTCCGCGACAGCTTAGATCAGGCTGCCGAGATGGGCGTAAGCGCGGTGATTCAACCAGGTGGCAGTATGCGCGACGACGAAGTCATTGCTGCCGCTAACGAACACGGCATCGCTATGGTCTTTACCGGCATGCGCCACTTCCGCCACTAA
- the accC gene encoding acetyl-CoA carboxylase biotin carboxylase subunit, with protein MLTKVLIANRGEIALRILRACKELGIKTVAVHSTADRDLKHVKLADEAVCIGPASSTDSYLNIPAIISAAEVTHADAIHPGYGFLAERADFAEQIENSGFTFIGPTADVIRLMGDKVSAIEAMKEAGVPTVPGSDGPVPKDEAQCKTIAQRIGYPVIIKAAAGGGGRGMRVVHNEAELMSSIEVTQTEAKSAFGDGTVYMEKFLTNPRHVEIQVISDGQGSAIHLGDRDCSLQRRHQKVLEEAPAPGIDEEARAKVQAACVKACIDINYRGAGTFEFLYEAGHFYFIEMNTRVQVEHPVSEMVTGVDIIKEQLLVASGQPLSISQDQIVISGHAFECRINAEDSKTFMPSPGRITQFHPPGGLGVRWDSHIYSGYSVPPYYDSMIGKLITFAPSRAEALARMNSALDELVVAGIKTNVDLQKELVNDEGFKKGGVNIHYLEHKLAEEQ; from the coding sequence ATGCTAACTAAAGTTCTAATTGCAAACCGAGGCGAAATTGCGTTGCGCATTTTGCGCGCCTGTAAAGAGCTCGGCATTAAGACTGTTGCTGTGCATTCCACCGCCGACCGTGACTTAAAACACGTCAAACTAGCCGACGAAGCCGTATGTATTGGCCCAGCCTCTTCGACTGACAGCTATCTGAATATTCCTGCGATTATTTCCGCAGCAGAAGTGACTCACGCCGATGCTATCCACCCTGGCTACGGCTTCTTAGCAGAACGTGCTGACTTTGCCGAACAAATCGAAAACTCTGGCTTTACCTTTATTGGCCCCACTGCCGATGTTATTCGCTTAATGGGCGACAAGGTTTCAGCCATTGAAGCCATGAAAGAAGCTGGCGTACCGACAGTACCTGGTTCTGACGGCCCTGTACCGAAAGACGAAGCTCAGTGTAAAACCATTGCACAACGCATTGGCTATCCGGTGATCATTAAAGCTGCTGCTGGCGGTGGTGGTCGTGGTATGCGCGTTGTTCATAATGAAGCTGAATTAATGAGCTCCATTGAAGTGACACAAACCGAGGCGAAATCAGCCTTTGGTGACGGCACTGTTTATATGGAAAAATTCCTGACCAATCCACGTCACGTTGAAATTCAAGTGATTTCTGATGGTCAAGGCTCTGCGATTCACCTAGGTGATCGCGACTGTTCGTTGCAACGTCGCCACCAAAAGGTTTTAGAAGAAGCTCCGGCTCCTGGTATCGATGAAGAAGCACGCGCCAAGGTTCAAGCAGCCTGTGTTAAAGCCTGTATCGATATTAACTACCGTGGCGCTGGTACCTTTGAGTTTCTATACGAAGCCGGACATTTCTACTTTATTGAAATGAACACCCGAGTTCAGGTTGAACACCCTGTTTCTGAAATGGTCACTGGTGTCGACATTATTAAAGAGCAGCTGCTAGTTGCCTCTGGTCAGCCGCTTTCTATCAGCCAAGATCAGATTGTTATTTCTGGCCATGCTTTTGAATGTCGTATTAACGCCGAAGACTCAAAAACCTTTATGCCATCACCTGGCCGCATCACCCAATTCCACCCACCAGGTGGTTTAGGTGTACGTTGGGATTCGCACATTTATAGCGGTTATTCTGTACCGCCTTACTATGATTCAATGATTGGTAAGCTGATTACTTTTGCACCGAGCCGTGCCGAAGCACTTGCCAGAATGAACTCCGCTTTAGATGAACTTGTGGTTGCAGGCATTAAAACCAATGTCGATCTGCAAAAAGAGTTGGTCAACGACGAAGGCTTTAAAAAGGGTGGCGTAAACATTCACTACCTTGAACATAAGCTCGCAGAAGAGCAATAA
- the purD gene encoding phosphoribosylamine--glycine ligase, with the protein MNVLIVGNGGREHALAWKVANETNVKQVFVAPGNAGTQSEAGVTNVDIDALDFPALAQFAKENDIQLTIVGPEAPLVAGIVDYFETQGLAIFGPSKAAAQLEGSKAFTKDFLARHKIPTAFYGVFTDENEAIAYIEEKGAPIVVKADGLAAGKGVILAQTNDEAIAAVKDMLSGNRFGDAGSRVVVEQFLTGEEASFIVMVDGDQVLPLATSQDHKARDNGDNGPNTGGMGAYSPAPVVTDEIYQRIMDEVIYPTVKGMQSEGNRYRGFLYAGIMVGEDNTPFVLEYNCRFGDPETQPIMMRLQSSLAELCLAAVNGELASQSANWTEQAAIGVVLAAGGYPFEYRTGDVINGIDNAEAKGAKVFQAGTQFDDENTLVTNGGRVLCVTALGDTVAQAQQATYAAAAEIQWENMYYRTDIGHKAINR; encoded by the coding sequence ATGAATGTATTAATAGTCGGTAACGGTGGTCGCGAACATGCCTTGGCGTGGAAAGTGGCAAACGAAACTAACGTCAAACAGGTTTTTGTTGCACCGGGCAATGCTGGTACTCAGTCTGAAGCCGGTGTCACCAATGTTGATATCGATGCCCTAGATTTCCCTGCACTGGCACAATTTGCCAAAGAGAATGACATACAGCTGACTATTGTTGGCCCTGAAGCGCCACTGGTTGCAGGTATTGTTGATTACTTTGAAACACAAGGGCTGGCCATTTTTGGTCCATCAAAAGCGGCAGCTCAATTAGAGGGTTCAAAAGCCTTCACTAAAGACTTTCTTGCGCGCCACAAGATTCCAACCGCATTCTACGGTGTCTTTACCGATGAGAATGAAGCCATTGCCTATATCGAAGAAAAGGGCGCACCTATCGTCGTTAAAGCCGATGGTTTGGCGGCTGGTAAAGGCGTGATCTTGGCGCAAACAAACGACGAAGCCATTGCTGCGGTCAAAGACATGCTATCTGGTAATCGCTTTGGAGACGCAGGCTCGCGTGTCGTTGTTGAACAATTCCTAACCGGTGAAGAAGCCAGCTTTATTGTCATGGTCGATGGCGATCAGGTATTGCCATTGGCGACCTCGCAAGATCACAAAGCGCGGGATAACGGCGACAACGGGCCAAATACTGGCGGCATGGGAGCCTACTCACCCGCACCAGTAGTCACCGACGAAATCTACCAACGCATTATGGATGAAGTGATTTATCCAACGGTAAAAGGCATGCAGAGTGAAGGTAATCGCTATCGTGGCTTTTTATATGCCGGCATCATGGTTGGTGAAGACAACACACCGTTCGTACTGGAATACAATTGCCGTTTTGGCGACCCAGAAACCCAGCCGATTATGATGCGATTGCAATCGAGCTTGGCCGAACTGTGCTTAGCCGCAGTTAATGGCGAGCTGGCAAGCCAGTCGGCAAACTGGACAGAACAAGCCGCAATCGGTGTTGTATTGGCCGCAGGCGGCTATCCTTTTGAATACCGCACTGGCGATGTTATTAACGGCATCGATAACGCAGAAGCCAAAGGCGCAAAGGTGTTTCAAGCGGGAACTCAATTCGATGATGAAAACACATTAGTCACCAACGGCGGCCGAGTACTTTGTGTTACTGCACTGGGAGATACCGTTGCCCAAGCACAGCAAGCGACTTACGCTGCAGCGGCAGAAATCCAGTGGGAAAATATGTATTACCGCACCGATATCGGCCATAAAGCGATTAACCGTTAG
- a CDS encoding GspE/PulE family protein codes for MSFLSGKLTTETLLAELVKEGRLTARQMHQASLISSGGHPISELAKLALEDQKTPHQKLTSLRLSQWLADRLALPFIHIDPLELNVDVLTRTLSFEFAERYGLLPLQLTEQNIQIAVSDPLVSGWEPAVEQATQRAVVKVIAVPEEIERFRAEFYSITHSVDSANYRNNAGTHSGNGELSANNFEQLVELGRGDTNDEHIVKIVDWLLQYAFEQRASDIHIEPRRDSAQIRFRIDGLLHPVYQLPVQVGQAVVSRVKIIGRMNIAEKRKPLDGRVKTKTLDGQEIELRLSTLPTAFGEKLVMRIFDPEVLVKSFNALGLSDEHLSNWHQMTRQPSGIVLLTGPTGSGKTTTLYSTLKSLATPQINVCTVEDPIEMVEPAFNQMQVQSSIELNFSEGIRALLRQDPDIIMIGEIRDLETAQMATQAALTGHLVLSTVHTTDAPSAVIRLLDLGVPSYLIKSTLQGVMAQRLVRLLCPHCKMEAEVNEVVWQQLVRPWSAKVPAKIYQPNGCPECKNTGYLGRTGVYESLLIDDALAEQIYDKADPKTLRKKAIQAGMQSLRLSGAKKVAAGLTTIEEILRVTPDVR; via the coding sequence GACCAGTCTTCGGCTCAGCCAATGGCTGGCTGATCGACTTGCGCTACCCTTTATTCATATTGACCCATTAGAATTAAATGTCGATGTCTTAACACGTACCCTGTCATTTGAGTTTGCTGAACGTTACGGCTTGCTACCTTTGCAACTCACTGAGCAAAATATTCAAATTGCAGTGAGCGACCCATTAGTCAGTGGTTGGGAGCCTGCGGTTGAACAAGCCACTCAGCGTGCGGTAGTAAAGGTGATTGCTGTACCGGAAGAGATCGAGCGTTTTCGGGCTGAGTTTTATAGCATTACTCATTCTGTCGACAGCGCCAACTATCGCAACAATGCTGGCACTCATTCTGGCAACGGTGAGCTATCGGCCAATAATTTTGAACAGTTGGTGGAGCTCGGTCGTGGTGATACCAACGACGAACATATCGTTAAAATAGTCGACTGGCTTTTACAATATGCATTTGAGCAACGAGCCAGCGATATTCATATTGAGCCTCGGCGCGATAGTGCTCAAATTCGTTTTCGTATTGATGGTTTATTACATCCGGTTTACCAGTTACCTGTGCAGGTTGGGCAGGCAGTGGTGAGCCGAGTAAAAATCATTGGTCGAATGAATATAGCGGAAAAGCGCAAGCCGTTAGATGGCCGGGTTAAAACCAAAACATTGGATGGACAAGAGATTGAATTACGCCTGTCGACTTTACCCACGGCCTTTGGCGAAAAGTTAGTCATGCGCATCTTTGACCCCGAGGTGTTAGTAAAGTCTTTTAATGCACTTGGTTTAAGCGATGAGCATCTGAGTAACTGGCACCAGATGACACGCCAGCCTAGTGGCATTGTATTGCTAACCGGGCCAACCGGTTCGGGCAAGACTACGACGCTGTATTCGACGCTCAAGTCATTGGCAACACCGCAAATCAATGTTTGTACTGTAGAAGATCCAATTGAAATGGTGGAACCAGCGTTTAACCAAATGCAGGTGCAGTCGAGTATTGAGTTGAATTTTTCAGAAGGGATTCGCGCGCTGCTTAGGCAAGATCCGGACATTATTATGATTGGTGAAATTCGTGATCTTGAAACAGCGCAAATGGCGACTCAAGCGGCATTGACCGGTCACTTGGTATTGTCGACAGTGCATACCACGGATGCGCCGTCGGCGGTTATTCGCTTGCTCGATTTAGGTGTGCCAAGCTATTTGATTAAGTCGACACTGCAAGGTGTCATGGCTCAACGTTTAGTTCGCTTGCTATGCCCGCATTGTAAAATGGAAGCAGAAGTTAACGAGGTAGTTTGGCAGCAGTTGGTTCGGCCATGGAGCGCTAAAGTACCGGCTAAAATTTACCAACCAAACGGTTGCCCAGAATGCAAAAACACTGGTTACTTAGGGCGAACAGGCGTGTACGAAAGCCTGCTCATCGACGATGCGTTAGCGGAACAAATTTACGACAAGGCAGACCCGAAAACCTTGCGCAAAAAAGCCATTCAAGCAGGTATGCAAAGTCTACGATTATCTGGAGCGAAAAAGGTTGCTGCAGGGCTGACAACCATCGAAGAAATTCTTAGAGTGACACCCGATGTGCGCTAA